GCCGTCGGCGTCGTAGCGCTGGCCGTAAATGCCATAGCCACTACCGTCCTGGCCATAAGATATCCAGGTCACCAGGTAGCCGCCGTCATTCAGCACGGCGACGGCGGGATAGGCTTGACTGTTGGCCGTGGTAGTGTTGACTTGAAATTCGCCGCCTCTGATCTGGGGCGTGGCAATGTAGTCGCCATCGGCAAAACGCAGCGTGAGATCGTCGAGCAAGGTGTCGGTGCCTTCATCGCCATCGTCCATATGGATGTCGCGCACGGTCACATGGCCTTGGGGGTCCAGGCTGAATTGGTAATCGGCCCGGTTGCCGGCGTATTGGGCAATATCCTCGCCGGGCCCGCCCAGCAGCCGGTCGTTGCCGCCGCCGCCAGACAGGATGTCGTCGCCGGCGCCGCCTTCCAGAGTATCGTCACCGAGGCCGCCGTGCAGAGTGTCGTCGCCGGCACCGCCTTCCAGGATATCGTTGCCGCTGCCGCCGCCCAGCATGTCGCTGCCCGCCTCGCCAAGCAACATGACGGGCAGGGCCGTGTCGGCCGCGATGCTCAGGCTGTCGTTTTCGGGGCTACCGATCAGTTTCGGGCTGCCGAACGGCTGTCCGTCTACATCGTAGCGCTGGCCGTAGATGCCAGTGCCGCTGCCGTCCTGGATATTGGACTGCCAGGTCACCAGATAGCCGCCGTCGTTCAGCGCGGCGACGGCGGGATACAGTTGATTGTCAGCCGTGGTGGTGTTGGCCCGAAACTCGACGCCCACGGCGTTACCGTCGGCGTCGTAGCGTTGGCCGTAAACGTCCCAGTCGCTGCCGTTCTGGTTCAGAGACATCCAGGTCACCAGGTAGCCGCCGTCGTTCAGCGCGGTGACGGCGGGAGCGGATTGATCGTTGGCCGTGGTGGTGTTGATCAGAAATTCGTCGTCCTGGGAAGTGCCGTTGGCGTCGTAGCGCCGGGCGTAGATGTCCAACCCACTGCCGCTCTGCTCAGACTCCCAGGTCACCAGGTAGCCGCCGTTGTTCAGCACGGTGACGGTGGGATTCGTTTGATTGTTAGTCGTGGTGGTGTTGATCTGAAACTCGTTGCCCTGGGCGCTGCCGTCGGCGTTGTAGCGCTGAGCGTAGATATCCCAGTCACTGCCGTTCTGGTTAGACTGCCAGGTCACCAGGTAGCCGCCGTCGTTCAGCGCGGTGACGGCGGGATGCATTTGATTGTTAGTCGTGGTGGTGTTGACCTGAAACTCGCTGCCCACGGTGCCGCCGTCGGCGTCGTAGCGCCGGGCGTAGATGTCCCAGTCACTGCCGTTCTGGCCATAAGACATCCAAGTCACCAGGTAGCCGCCGTCGTTCAGCGCGGCGACGGCGGGAGCGTATTGATCGTTGGCCGTGGTGGTGTTGGCCCGAAACTCGCTGCCCAAGGCATTGCCGTCGGCGTCGTAGCGCCGGGCGTAGATGTCCCAGTCACTGCCGTTCTGGTTAGACCTCCAAGTCACCAGGTAGCCGCCGTCGTTCAGCGCGGCGACGGCGGGAGATAGTTGATCGCCGGCCGTGGGGGTGTTGACCTGAAACTCGCTGCCCAAGGCATTGCCGTCGGCGTCGTAGCGCTGGCCGTAGATGCCCCAGTCGCTGCCGTCCTGGCCCAGAGACACCCAGGTCACCAGGTAGCCGCCGTCATTCAGCGCGGTGACGGCGGGAGACAGTTGATTGTTAGTCGTGGTGGTGTTGACCTGAAATTCGTTGCGCACGCCGGTGCTGCCCACGCCAATATCGCGATCGGCAAACCGCAAGGTTTGAATGCCGAACAGCGTATCCGTGCCTTCGTCGCCGTCGGCTGGATTCTGGTCGCGTACTTGCAGGCTGCCGTCGCCAAGGGCGGCGATTTGGTAGTCGGCCAAGTTGCCGGCAAATACCGCGACATCCTCGCCCAAACCGCCTTGCAGAAGGTCGTCGCCCAGGCCGCCGGTCAAGATATCGTCGCCGTCGGTGCCGGTGAGCGTGTCGTTTCCGTCGGTGCCGGGGATGTCCAGCAACAGGCCGCCATAGGGCAGCGCCAGGCTGGCGGTTTCCACCGGGCCGGTCGCCGCTTCCAGTCGCCAATCGCCGCCCAGTTCGGCCGCGCCGGTCAGGTCGGTCGATGCCGCGACGTCCGCCCCGGTCAATTGCGCGAGCCGTTCGATGAACGCCTGCCCGGCATCGCCCTGGGCCACGTCGCAGCCGTAGAGCAGCAGGTCGCCGCCGGCGGTCAAATGGCCGCCGATTTCGGCCAGTTGCGCGGCATGATCCGCCAGGTTGCCGCCGTTCAGGACGCCGGCGCCCAGGGTCAGCGATCCCGGCGAGCCGTGCGACACGATGTCGATCGCGTCCAGCGCGGGCCGGTTTTGCAGGGCCTGGGCGATTTGTTCGAGGCCGTCCCGGTTCGGATCGAGCACGATGGCGTCGACACCGTCCGGCAGGGCGGCGATCAGGGCTTGATAATTGCCGATACGGGCGTCGATAAAGGCGATACGAAGGCTCATTGGGGGGGTTCCTTATTCAATGATTGGGTACAGGGGATGGAGTAATGTCGTTAAGTTAAGAGGAGGAATTCGTCATTCCGGCAAGGAATGCCGGAATCCAGGCGCCAGGGATGGCGAGCTTCAATACATCCCTGTAGTCTGGATCTCGGCAATCCGTGCCGAGATGACGGCTTAATTTAACGGCATTGGGAATGAGGGTGTCGGCAAGCGGCTGTTTTCGCTTGCGGCGGTTATCGTTGCTGTTTTTTTTGTCGCACATGGAGAAACGTCTTCTAACGGTAGAAATAACATGGAGCTTGTTAATTTATTTCATGGCATGCGAGCCTGTCATCGGTCATTTGACTGAAATGTTTGCCGAAGATAGCTGTAGCCGCGTAGGTCGGGCACGTTTTTTTGTGCCCGACATGGCCGGGGTTCAATAGGGTGGCGGCTCCAGGTTGTTGCAATAGCGAAGCAAGATTGCCGCCTATCGTCGGGCAACGATGAAGCTGTTGCCCGACCTACTCGGCTACCCGGCTAATTTATTTCATGGCATGCGAGCCTGTCATCGGTCATTTGACTGAAATGATCGAGTAGGTCGGGCACGTTTTTTTGTGCCCGACATGGCCGGGGTCCAATGGGGTGGCGGCTCCAGGTTGTTGCAATAGCGAAGCAAGATTGCCGCCTATCGTCGGGCAACGATGAAGCTGTTGCCCGACCTACTCGGCTACCCGGCTAATTTATTTCATGGCATGCGAGCCTGTTATCGGTCATTTGACTGAAATGATCGAGTAGGTCGGGCACGTTTTTTTGTGCCCGACGCTACCCGGCAGTCGTGTCGGCAAATCCACCTTACGTTTTACGTTGCTGCTCGAATTATAAAAATGCCGCGAGTTTGCTACAATCAAGCCAGACTTGGTATTTCACCCATGGGATGTGTTTTTTATGGCTGTACATGAAAAAATTCGCCTGCTCAGACAGTTGAAAGGCTGGTCGCAGGAAGAGGCGGCCAGTAAGCTGGAAATGTCGCCGAACGGTTACGGCAGTATCGAGCGCGGCGAAACGGACGTGAATTTGTCGCGGCTCGAGCAGATTGCCGCCTTGTTCGGCATCAAGCTCGTGGATTTGCTGGAGCTAAATGAAAAAAATGTTTTCAACCAGACTGGCACGCATAACAAGCAGGGCAATTGGTACATCGGTGAGTCCTCGCCCGAATCCATGCACTTGCAAGTCGAGCTGGAAAAACTGCAATTGCTCGTCGAGCAGAAAGACAAAGAAGTGGCGTATTTGAAAGAAATTATCGATTTGCTGAAGGCGCCCAGAAACGGTAAATCATGATGACTTCCGGACGTTGCATGTTCTTGTTTTTTCGATGGATGGGTTTCGGCTGGCGCCTTTACCCGTGCTACGCGCTGTCATTAAGTTAAGAAAAATGGAGTCCAAAGCTTGCTTTGGAAAATCAACCAAAGCAAGCTTTGGACTCCACGCGAGCTCTTGTAGGGCGGATTCGCCTTTAGGCAATCCGCCTCCGCTTTGAAGGCTATTGGCGTTTTGCTATCGCGAAAACGCCCTACAGCAGGTAGCCGAGTAGGTCGGACACGCTTTTTGTGCCCGACATTGCAGGGTTTCAATTGAGTAGCGGCTGCGGATTGTCGCAATAGCGAGGCAAGATTGCCACCGAATGTCGGGCAACGATGGGACTGTTGCCCGACCTACCCGGCTCCACGCGAGCTCTTGTAGGGCGGATTCGCCGTTAGGCAATCCGCCTCCGCTTTGAAGGCTATTGGCGTTTTGCTATCGCGAAAACGCCCTACAGCAGATAGCCGCGTAGGTCGGGCACGTTTTTTTGTGCCCGACATGGCCGGGGTTCAATGGGGTGGCGGCTGCGGATTGTCGCAATAGCGAGGCAAGATTGCCACCGAATGTCGGGCAACGATGGGACTGTTGCCCGACCTACCCGGCTATTGGCGTTTTGCTATCGCGAAAACGCCCTACAGCAGATAGCCGCGTAGGTCGGGCACGTTTTTTTGTGCCCGACATGGCCGGGGTCCAATGGGGTGGCGGCTCCAGGTTGTTGCAATAGCGAAGCAAGATTGCCGCCTATCGTCGGGCAACGATGAAGCTGTTGCCCGACCTACTCGGCTATATCGGCAGCAGCGGCCGGGTCTCGGAAGTGCTTAACCGCAAGCGTCCGTTGAGTTTAAGGATGATTAAGCGCTTGCACGACGGGTTGCATATTCCTTATGAGAGATTGCTGACCGAGAGCGCGTAGGGCGGAACGCGCTAGCGGTTCCGCCATAAGGGCTTTTTCCCTTCTATTTATCTAATCTCTAAACAATCAATACGCCTGCGGCTCAAATTTCTCCGGCGTGTCCATCTCGAAGACGCTGTCATGGATGCGCGCGACATAAAGCCCTTCACTGAGCGCGCGCTCGCGTAACGCCGGCGTCATGTCGACCGCCGCCAGAATGCCGTAGACCGTTTTGTTTTTATGCTCGGGAAAATAGTCGCGGAAGCGTTTCAGCAAAGTCAGGATTTGGCTGATCGCTTCTTCGCGCACATGGCTTTTGACTTCGACCACGTAGGCGCGATTGAGCTCGCCGTTGGTGTAGGCCAGCACGTCGATTTCGATGTGTTCGCCGCCTTTGCTGACGCGCACGCTGGGGCTGACGACCTCCATGCCGAAACGTTCGCGCAGGATTTTTTCCATCGACGGCAACGCCAAACCTTCGGTAAAGCTGCCGAATTTTTCTCCCAAGCCGCCGATTTGCTTGCCGAGTTCCTTGAGTTTGCGGTCGGTTTCTTGAAACTTGCGGTCGGTTTCTTTTTGCGATTCGGCCACTTCCCGCAAAATGGCCCAGATGTCTTCAGCCGGTGTGGACATGGAGGTTTAACTCAGTGGAAAAATAAGGGTTTGCACTATAACACATTTTCGCGTTTGGGTTATTTGCCGAAAATATCTGCTACGGCGCGAATAGAATGGATAAGAGACTCGGGAAGA
The genomic region above belongs to Methylomicrobium agile and contains:
- a CDS encoding DUF3782 domain-containing protein, which gives rise to MSTPAEDIWAILREVAESQKETDRKFQETDRKLKELGKQIGGLGEKFGSFTEGLALPSMEKILRERFGMEVVSPSVRVSKGGEHIEIDVLAYTNGELNRAYVVEVKSHVREEAISQILTLLKRFRDYFPEHKNKTVYGILAAVDMTPALRERALSEGLYVARIHDSVFEMDTPEKFEPQAY
- a CDS encoding helix-turn-helix domain-containing protein, with product MAVHEKIRLLRQLKGWSQEEAASKLEMSPNGYGSIERGETDVNLSRLEQIAALFGIKLVDLLELNEKNVFNQTGTHNKQGNWYIGESSPESMHLQVELEKLQLLVEQKDKEVAYLKEIIDLLKAPRNGKS